One region of Niallia sp. Man26 genomic DNA includes:
- a CDS encoding response regulator transcription factor, with translation MKILLVEDDRTIAVGLEYSLNQDNYETIVCHTAETAKQTMQDGLDQIDLCIFDLSLPDGSGYELCEFVKQRCDKPVIFLTALDDEVNVVMGLDMGADDYITKPFRVRELLSRIKSVLRRYNKHAQTRPVIDINPISINTLEGKVYKSGEEVLVTALEYRLLLILANHAGQVLTRSQLLERIWDVAGDFVNDNTLTVYIKRLREKLEDDPQKPELIKTVRGLGYKVGD, from the coding sequence TTGAAAATTTTATTAGTGGAAGATGATAGAACAATCGCAGTTGGCCTTGAATACAGTTTAAATCAAGACAATTACGAAACAATTGTTTGTCATACTGCAGAAACGGCCAAACAAACAATGCAAGATGGTCTGGACCAAATAGATTTATGTATCTTTGATTTGTCATTGCCAGATGGCAGCGGCTATGAACTATGTGAATTCGTAAAACAGCGCTGTGACAAGCCTGTTATTTTTTTAACAGCATTAGATGATGAAGTGAATGTAGTTATGGGACTGGATATGGGAGCAGATGATTACATAACAAAGCCTTTTCGCGTTCGTGAATTACTTTCTAGAATTAAATCGGTGTTACGCAGATATAACAAGCATGCACAAACAAGGCCTGTTATTGATATTAATCCTATTTCTATTAATACATTGGAAGGCAAGGTATACAAAAGTGGGGAAGAAGTATTAGTGACTGCGTTAGAATACCGGTTACTCCTAATATTGGCTAATCATGCCGGCCAAGTGCTGACAAGATCTCAGCTGCTTGAAAGGATTTGGGATGTAGCCGGGGACTTTGTCAATGACAACACATTGACGGTCTATATTAAAAGACTGAGAGAAAAGCTAGAGGATGATCCACAAAAGCCGGAACTTATTAAAACAGTTCGAGGCTTAGGATACAAGGTTGGTGATTAA
- a CDS encoding pirin-like C-terminal cupin domain-containing protein — protein MEKELVDQQKEVFQRDVKEHWYVQYEEAEFPAIQKGWVLPVERWKDFDPFILMAEDWFKRGTFSDHPHRGFQTITYVVDGRLEHIDNGGGRDILEPGDVQYMNAGWAARHAEEGVGDDIAHTLQLWLNLPKNLKHSETFYQNVYSEDAPTVDFNGGKIKVFSGDIAGVQGPLHSLVPITLSEITLEEGASYVHHMPENHNAFLYVLSGDMDFGINRVNLQKHGTATLTYAEHGTADKHKLSELTVKANQRRSKVLIYSGAPINEEIVPYGPFVMNTMEEIKQAFRDFHHGEFGPPAK, from the coding sequence ATGGAAAAAGAGTTAGTAGATCAACAAAAAGAGGTTTTTCAAAGGGATGTTAAGGAACATTGGTATGTTCAATATGAGGAAGCAGAATTCCCAGCCATTCAGAAAGGGTGGGTGCTGCCTGTAGAAAGATGGAAGGATTTTGACCCATTTATTTTAATGGCAGAGGATTGGTTTAAAAGGGGAACATTCTCAGACCATCCCCATCGCGGCTTCCAAACCATCACATATGTTGTAGACGGAAGATTAGAGCATATTGATAATGGCGGAGGACGAGATATTCTTGAACCTGGGGATGTGCAATATATGAATGCTGGCTGGGCGGCTAGACATGCAGAAGAAGGGGTGGGCGATGATATTGCTCATACATTGCAGTTATGGCTGAATCTGCCGAAGAATCTAAAGCACAGTGAGACATTTTATCAAAATGTATATAGTGAGGATGCGCCTACTGTTGATTTCAATGGCGGAAAAATAAAGGTGTTTTCAGGAGATATCGCAGGCGTTCAAGGTCCCCTACATTCTCTTGTTCCTATTACATTGTCAGAAATAACTTTAGAAGAGGGAGCAAGCTATGTTCATCACATGCCAGAAAACCATAATGCTTTTTTATATGTGTTGTCAGGTGATATGGATTTTGGTATTAATCGTGTGAATTTACAAAAGCATGGTACAGCTACATTGACTTATGCAGAACATGGAACAGCAGACAAGCACAAGCTGAGTGAACTTACCGTTAAAGCAAATCAACGAAGATCAAAGGTGCTTATTTATTCAGGAGCACCAATAAACGAAGAAATTGTACCATACGGTCCATTTGTTATGAATACGATGGAGGAGATAAAACAGGCCTTCCGCGATTTCCATCACGGGGAGTTCGGACCGCCGGCTAAATGA
- a CDS encoding NADPH-dependent FMN reductase: MKLVGISGSLVGTKTAKAVYEVLAAAKSADPSIETELIDLKEFEVEFVKGTPLSYYKDDTIKVVKTVLSADALVIGSPIYQASIPGALKNLFDHLPVDAFKGKVTGIVMTGGTDKHFLVAEHQLKPILSYLKGLIPTTNVFVHNDDFNQDNELASSEVSARIKSLASELIALQKGYAGK, translated from the coding sequence ATGAAGCTTGTCGGTATCTCCGGTTCTCTTGTCGGAACCAAAACAGCAAAAGCAGTCTATGAAGTGCTAGCAGCAGCAAAATCTGCTGACCCAAGCATAGAAACAGAGCTGATAGACCTTAAGGAATTTGAGGTTGAATTTGTAAAGGGAACTCCGCTTAGCTATTACAAGGACGACACGATAAAAGTAGTGAAGACTGTATTGTCTGCAGATGCTTTAGTTATTGGCAGCCCTATTTATCAGGCATCTATACCAGGTGCTTTAAAGAATCTGTTTGATCATTTGCCTGTTGATGCTTTTAAAGGAAAGGTAACAGGTATTGTTATGACTGGCGGTACGGATAAGCATTTCTTAGTGGCAGAACATCAGCTAAAACCCATTCTCAGCTACTTAAAGGGACTTATCCCGACAACGAATGTGTTTGTTCATAATGATGATTTCAATCAGGATAATGAATTGGCTAGTAGCGAAGTGTCAGCTAGAATAAAGAGCTTAGCGAGTGAGCTGATTGCACTGCAAAAAGGCTATGCCGGGAAATAA
- a CDS encoding ABC transporter ATP-binding protein has protein sequence MEILKIENLSKVYGKGDTEVKALDDVSFTVKKGEFVVIIGPSGSGKSTLLHLLGGVDRPTSGRVLVDGTDIYGLNETNLAIFRRRQIGLIYQFYNLIPILTVEENITLPLLLDEHQVDDNKLEDIIRVLGLKDRLKHLPNQLSGGQQQRVSIGRALISNPAIVLADEPTGNLDSTNSKEIMELLKMFNKTFNQTLIVITHDERIALQADRVIAIEDGKVAKDEVIRP, from the coding sequence ATGGAAATCTTAAAAATAGAAAATCTGTCTAAAGTGTACGGAAAAGGAGATACGGAGGTGAAGGCGCTTGATGATGTGTCTTTTACTGTAAAAAAGGGAGAATTCGTTGTAATAATTGGCCCATCTGGTTCAGGTAAATCAACATTGCTTCATCTCCTTGGCGGCGTAGACAGACCAACAAGCGGAAGAGTATTAGTTGATGGAACCGATATATATGGATTAAACGAAACGAACTTGGCGATTTTCAGAAGAAGGCAAATTGGTCTTATCTATCAATTCTATAATCTGATTCCGATTTTGACTGTTGAAGAAAACATTACATTGCCCTTATTGCTGGATGAGCATCAAGTGGACGACAATAAATTGGAGGATATCATCCGGGTTCTTGGCCTTAAGGACCGCCTCAAGCACCTGCCAAACCAGTTATCAGGAGGTCAGCAGCAGCGTGTTTCCATCGGTCGTGCTCTTATCAGTAATCCAGCTATTGTACTGGCAGATGAGCCTACAGGAAATCTGGACAGCACAAACAGCAAGGAAATAATGGAATTATTGAAGATGTTCAATAAAACGTTTAATCAAACCTTGATTGTCATTACTCACGATGAAAGGATTGCCTTGCAGGCAGACAGAGTCATTGCGATTGAAGATGGAAAGGTCGCCAAGGATGAGGTGATTCGTCCGTGA
- a CDS encoding HAMP domain-containing sensor histidine kinase yields MLRNRELLINLLILSAIALMSTIFFYLFISRAAAIYVFAVSLLFISVQAVFTYWRYREIARLSSYLRRITNGDYQFDIRDNHEGELSILKSEIYKVTLMLSQQGSSLKKDKSTLTDAISDISHQLKTPLTSMMVMADLLSSKNLDEEKRNEFTRNIRIQLERIDWLVSSLLKLSKIDAGSISFKQEKVSVVQMLEKAAEAVLIPMDINQQTLKLSGKKDVSFQGDLNWTAEALLNILKNGVEHTAEGGEIAISFMENALFTEISIYDNGKGIPKKDLPYIFKRFYRGANAGEDSVGIGLAMSYSIISAQNGDIEVSSKEGKGTTFTIKFYKQSTKSVK; encoded by the coding sequence ATGCTTCGCAACCGAGAATTGCTTATTAACTTACTGATCCTTTCTGCCATAGCTCTGATGTCTACTATATTTTTCTATTTGTTTATTTCTCGAGCTGCCGCGATTTATGTATTTGCAGTTAGTCTGCTTTTCATAAGTGTCCAGGCTGTGTTTACCTATTGGCGCTACCGGGAAATCGCCCGTCTAAGTAGCTATTTGCGTAGAATAACGAATGGAGACTACCAGTTTGACATAAGAGATAATCATGAAGGAGAGCTGAGCATTTTAAAAAGTGAGATATATAAAGTCACATTAATGCTCTCCCAGCAAGGCTCTTCCTTAAAAAAAGATAAGTCAACATTGACAGATGCCATTTCGGATATTTCCCATCAATTAAAGACACCATTAACCTCGATGATGGTTATGGCAGATTTATTAAGCAGTAAAAACTTAGACGAGGAAAAACGAAATGAGTTTACAAGAAATATTCGTATTCAGCTTGAGCGGATTGACTGGCTCGTATCCTCTTTATTGAAGCTGTCCAAAATAGACGCCGGTTCTATTTCCTTTAAGCAAGAAAAGGTATCTGTTGTACAAATGCTTGAGAAAGCTGCTGAAGCTGTTCTGATTCCTATGGATATTAATCAGCAGACATTAAAGCTTTCAGGCAAAAAGGATGTGAGCTTTCAGGGAGATTTAAATTGGACGGCAGAAGCACTTCTAAATATCTTGAAAAACGGGGTTGAACATACGGCAGAAGGCGGGGAAATTGCTATTTCCTTTATGGAGAATGCTCTGTTTACTGAAATATCCATATATGATAATGGGAAGGGCATACCAAAAAAGGATCTTCCCTACATATTTAAGCGTTTTTATAGAGGAGCTAATGCCGGCGAAGATAGTGTTGGGATTGGTCTTGCCATGTCATACAGTATCATTTCCGCGCAAAACGGAGATATAGAGGTATCAAGTAAAGAAGGCAAGGGCACAACATTTACTATTAAATTTTATAAGCAATCCACAAAAAGCGTTAAGTGA
- a CDS encoding superoxide dismutase: protein MSKYELPALNYDFSALEPQIDKSTMEIHHGKHHQTYVNNLNAALEGKADLQEKSLEELLSNLDSVPEEIRTAVRNNGGGHLNHTLFWEVIAPAKEGNAPLGELAEAITEAFGSFDEFKKAFAQSATTRFGSGWAWLVVNEEGKLAVTSTPNQDNPIMEGNNAILGLDVWEHAYYLNYQNRRPDYISSFFEIINWDAVAEKYASFKK, encoded by the coding sequence ATGTCAAAATATGAACTGCCAGCATTAAACTATGATTTTTCTGCATTAGAGCCTCAAATCGACAAAAGTACAATGGAGATCCATCACGGCAAGCATCACCAAACATATGTGAATAACTTAAATGCTGCTTTAGAAGGAAAAGCTGATTTACAAGAAAAATCTCTAGAAGAATTGTTAAGTAATTTAGATTCAGTGCCAGAGGAAATTAGAACTGCTGTAAGAAATAACGGAGGCGGCCATCTTAACCATACTTTGTTCTGGGAAGTAATCGCACCAGCAAAAGAAGGAAATGCGCCTTTAGGGGAATTGGCTGAAGCAATTACAGAAGCGTTTGGAAGCTTCGATGAGTTCAAAAAAGCGTTCGCTCAAAGTGCGACTACTCGCTTTGGTTCAGGCTGGGCATGGCTTGTTGTTAATGAAGAAGGAAAGCTTGCAGTTACTAGCACTCCAAACCAAGATAACCCAATTATGGAAGGCAACAATGCAATCCTAGGCTTGGATGTTTGGGAGCATGCTTACTACTTGAACTATCAAAACAGAAGACCTGATTATATTTCCAGCTTCTTTGAAATTATTAATTGGGATGCTGTTGCAGAAAAATACGCAAGCTTTAAAAAATAA
- the truA gene encoding tRNA pseudouridine(38-40) synthase TruA, whose translation MNNYKMIIQYDGGRYRGWQRLGNGDSSIQGKIENVLTEMAGEEVQIIGCSRTDAGVHAMEQIANFKIKTSMSELQIKAYLNKYLPNDISVLHLETVPDRFHARYNAKDKTYLYKIWNEEHTNPFMRKYSMHVDQKLDISNMKEAASHFLGSHDFTAYSNAKSKKKSMVREIYAISIEKENGFLHIRVRGDGFLYNMVRKIVGTLIEVGLNTIKPDQIPAIIESKERVQTGLMAEAAGLYLEKVEF comes from the coding sequence ATGAACAATTATAAAATGATCATTCAATATGATGGCGGCAGGTACAGAGGATGGCAGCGCCTCGGCAACGGAGACAGCTCCATCCAAGGGAAAATCGAAAACGTTCTGACTGAGATGGCTGGTGAAGAGGTGCAAATAATTGGCTGCAGCAGAACAGATGCTGGCGTCCATGCAATGGAGCAAATTGCGAATTTTAAAATAAAAACTTCGATGAGTGAGTTACAAATAAAGGCGTATTTAAACAAATATTTGCCGAACGATATAAGTGTTCTTCATCTAGAAACAGTTCCTGACCGTTTTCATGCCCGCTATAATGCGAAGGATAAAACATATTTATATAAAATTTGGAACGAGGAGCATACGAACCCTTTCATGCGCAAATACAGCATGCATGTCGACCAAAAGCTCGATATCTCGAATATGAAAGAAGCGGCCAGCCATTTTTTGGGAAGTCATGATTTCACTGCTTATTCTAATGCGAAAAGCAAAAAAAAATCAATGGTCCGCGAAATATACGCTATATCGATAGAAAAAGAAAACGGGTTTCTCCATATAAGAGTAAGAGGCGATGGCTTTTTATACAATATGGTAAGGAAAATCGTCGGCACATTAATTGAGGTCGGTTTAAATACAATAAAGCCTGATCAAATTCCTGCTATCATTGAATCAAAAGAAAGAGTCCAAACAGGCCTAATGGCAGAAGCAGCCGGCTTATATTTAGAAAAAGTTGAATTTTAA
- a CDS encoding aldo/keto reductase has translation MEYVKLGNTGMDVSRLCLGCMSFGVPERGSHTWVLDEEGSRPIIQKALELGINFFDTANVYSDGTSEEIVGRALKDFANRDEVVLATKVHGRMHQGPNGAGLSRKAIMSEIDNSLRRLGTDYVDLYQIHRWDYDTPIEETMEALHDVVKAGKARYIGASSMYAWQFLKAQHVAEKNGWTKFITMQNHLNLLYREEEREMLPLCKEEKIGVIPWSPLARGKLTRNWEETTARSETDEFGKSLYAQTAAADKIVVERVAQIAEIHGVSRAQIALAWVLQKETVASPIIGSTKMSHLEDAVAALAVTLSQEEIAQLEEPYIPHPVLGFK, from the coding sequence TTGGAATATGTTAAATTAGGCAATACTGGCATGGATGTATCTCGACTTTGTCTCGGCTGTATGAGCTTTGGAGTCCCAGAAAGAGGCAGTCACACTTGGGTATTAGATGAGGAGGGGAGCCGTCCGATTATTCAGAAGGCCCTCGAGCTTGGCATTAACTTCTTCGATACAGCAAATGTGTATTCAGATGGAACAAGTGAAGAAATTGTGGGAAGAGCATTAAAAGATTTTGCAAACCGTGATGAAGTTGTCCTTGCTACGAAGGTTCATGGCCGAATGCACCAAGGTCCTAACGGTGCAGGACTCTCCCGCAAGGCAATTATGAGTGAAATCGACAATAGTCTAAGAAGGCTAGGAACAGATTATGTGGACCTTTATCAAATACACCGTTGGGATTATGACACTCCTATTGAGGAAACGATGGAAGCCCTTCATGATGTTGTTAAGGCAGGAAAGGCACGTTATATCGGTGCATCCTCCATGTATGCTTGGCAATTCTTAAAGGCACAGCATGTTGCCGAAAAAAACGGCTGGACAAAATTCATCACCATGCAAAATCATCTTAACCTATTGTACAGGGAAGAAGAACGGGAGATGCTTCCGTTATGCAAAGAAGAAAAAATCGGCGTCATACCGTGGAGTCCTTTAGCAAGAGGCAAATTAACTCGCAACTGGGAAGAGACAACAGCCCGTTCTGAAACGGATGAGTTTGGCAAGTCACTTTATGCTCAAACAGCGGCTGCTGACAAAATAGTTGTTGAACGGGTAGCACAGATTGCAGAAATACATGGAGTATCACGTGCCCAAATCGCACTTGCTTGGGTATTGCAAAAAGAGACAGTCGCATCTCCAATTATTGGATCAACGAAAATGTCTCATTTAGAGGATGCAGTTGCAGCGCTCGCAGTAACATTATCACAGGAAGAAATTGCCCAGCTTGAAGAACCATATATTCCTCATCCTGTATTAGGATTTAAATAA
- a CDS encoding metalloregulator ArsR/SmtB family transcription factor yields MDTKQKNTKDKILHLLKKEGSLTVSDLTKRLEITHMAVRKHLTIMEKDGMIQTKEFKQSMGRPMQLYSLTEKAEMHFPKNYEGISIGFLRDIEELYGDGSVQRLFEKREARLIHEYAVRMDSKDSLQKMKEITKIQNEKGYMAELNQLEENTYELIEYNCPILEVAKEFKIACKCETEMFKDVLNTENISRSCCRTDGDSHCRFLVKF; encoded by the coding sequence ATGGACACAAAACAAAAAAATACGAAAGACAAAATACTTCATCTTCTAAAAAAAGAAGGCTCACTCACTGTTAGTGACTTAACTAAGCGCCTTGAAATTACCCATATGGCTGTTCGCAAGCATCTTACTATCATGGAAAAGGATGGTATGATTCAAACGAAGGAATTCAAGCAATCCATGGGAAGACCGATGCAATTATACTCTCTAACAGAAAAGGCTGAAATGCATTTCCCGAAAAATTATGAAGGAATCAGCATTGGTTTTTTGCGGGATATCGAGGAGCTGTATGGCGATGGCTCCGTTCAGCGCTTATTTGAGAAAAGAGAGGCTCGGCTTATTCACGAATATGCTGTCAGAATGGACAGTAAGGATTCACTTCAAAAGATGAAGGAAATCACAAAAATCCAAAATGAAAAAGGCTATATGGCAGAGTTAAACCAGCTCGAGGAAAACACATATGAGCTGATTGAATATAATTGCCCTATTCTTGAGGTTGCGAAGGAATTTAAAATTGCCTGCAAATGTGAAACAGAAATGTTTAAAGATGTCCTCAATACAGAAAATATCAGCAGGTCTTGCTGCAGAACAGATGGCGACAGCCACTGCAGATTTCTTGTTAAGTTTTAA
- a CDS encoding DUF1450 domain-containing protein, translating into MGIVVVEICDGSLITAVPLEEILESEYPEVAVIENTCLSFCGMCAKRPYAIVNGKRIFAKTAEECVALIKNQIEAELALYA; encoded by the coding sequence ATGGGGATTGTAGTTGTGGAAATATGTGATGGCAGCTTAATCACTGCTGTCCCGCTTGAGGAAATCCTCGAATCAGAATATCCAGAAGTAGCAGTGATTGAGAATACCTGTCTTTCTTTCTGTGGCATGTGTGCAAAGAGACCTTACGCTATCGTTAACGGTAAAAGAATTTTTGCGAAAACTGCTGAAGAATGCGTAGCATTAATTAAAAACCAGATTGAAGCAGAGTTAGCATTATATGCTTAA
- a CDS encoding ribose-phosphate diphosphokinase: MPNTYKGSKLKVFSLNANPELAQEIVENLGTELGKCSVKKFSDGEIQINIEESVRGCDVFVIQPTSDPVNQSIMELLIMIDALKRASVKCINVVMPYYAYARQDRKAQPREPITAKLIANLIQKSGADRVITMDLHAPQTQGFFNIPVDQLVAMPILAQYLLTKEFANDVVVVAPDHGSTTRARELADRLKAPIAIIDKRGPRDFGESREVNIVGNIEGKTAIIVDDIIDTAYRITTATKALLDNGAKEVYACCTHPVLSERAIENITESHLKELIVTNSIPLSEEKKISKITQLTIAPLLSDAISRVYEQKPVSVLFK, translated from the coding sequence TTGCCAAATACATATAAAGGATCTAAGTTAAAAGTATTCTCCTTAAACGCCAATCCAGAGCTAGCACAAGAAATTGTCGAAAATTTGGGAACAGAGCTTGGAAAATGTTCTGTTAAAAAATTCAGTGATGGAGAAATTCAAATCAATATAGAAGAAAGCGTGCGCGGCTGTGATGTATTTGTTATTCAACCGACAAGCGACCCTGTAAACCAAAGTATTATGGAGCTGCTTATTATGATTGACGCCCTTAAACGGGCTTCTGTCAAATGCATCAATGTTGTTATGCCATATTATGCGTATGCACGCCAAGACAGAAAAGCTCAGCCGAGGGAACCAATCACTGCGAAGCTGATTGCAAACCTCATCCAGAAATCGGGAGCTGACCGCGTCATTACAATGGACCTCCATGCACCGCAAACACAAGGCTTCTTTAATATTCCAGTTGACCAGCTTGTCGCAATGCCGATATTGGCGCAATACTTACTAACAAAAGAGTTTGCTAATGATGTCGTTGTTGTTGCACCAGATCATGGAAGCACGACTAGAGCACGGGAATTGGCAGACCGCCTGAAAGCTCCAATTGCTATCATTGATAAACGGGGCCCTAGGGATTTTGGAGAATCTCGTGAAGTTAATATCGTTGGAAACATTGAAGGAAAAACAGCGATTATCGTCGATGACATTATCGACACAGCATACAGAATCACAACCGCTACAAAAGCACTCCTTGATAATGGTGCAAAGGAAGTCTACGCATGCTGCACACATCCTGTGCTGTCAGAGCGGGCAATCGAAAACATTACAGAGTCACATCTGAAAGAATTGATTGTTACAAACAGCATTCCGCTGTCAGAAGAGAAAAAAATCAGCAAAATCACACAGCTGACAATCGCTCCGTTATTAAGCGACGCTATTTCTCGGGTTTACGAGCAAAAGCCTGTCAGCGTGCTTTTTAAATAA
- a CDS encoding BCCT family transporter yields the protein MKKVSIVFYISTALLLLLVLVGIAAPSLLENLTNSVQSFITTSFGWYYLIVVSFFLVVCLYLLVSPAGRIKLGKQDDKPEFSRISWLAMLFSAGMGIGLVFYGTAEPISHYAISSPTGEIGTDQGMKDAMRYTFFHWGIHAWAIYGLVALCLAYFTFRKGNVSLISATIKPIIGKRSDGIAGKAVDTIAVIATVLGVATTLGFGAVQINGGLSFVYGVPSSIMTQFIIICIVTALFIYSALSGLGKGIKILSNANMILAGILFLLLFLVGPTLFTLNLFTDTLGSYLQNLVNMSFRIAPLNQENRTWINSWTIFYWAWWIAWSPFVGVFIARISKGRTIREFVAYVLFIPAVIGFLWFSVFGGTAMLLEHDTPGLISGLATEESLFGVLENYPLSRTLSILAIVLIAVFFITSADSGTFVLAMMTTNGSLNPSNRLKVIWGVLLAAMALVLLYSGGLQALQNTMIIAALPFSIIIALMAISLLKSVNQEVKEFRLANLKSKSNPKG from the coding sequence ATGAAAAAAGTTTCAATAGTATTTTATATTTCGACAGCATTATTGCTGCTGCTTGTTCTCGTTGGGATTGCAGCACCATCTCTGCTTGAGAATTTAACAAACTCGGTACAAAGCTTTATTACAACTAGTTTTGGCTGGTATTATTTAATTGTTGTATCGTTTTTCCTAGTTGTCTGCCTCTATTTATTAGTTAGTCCAGCAGGACGCATCAAGCTTGGAAAACAGGATGATAAGCCTGAGTTTTCGAGAATATCTTGGCTTGCCATGCTGTTTAGTGCAGGCATGGGGATTGGACTAGTGTTTTATGGGACAGCAGAACCGATAAGCCATTATGCGATAAGTTCACCAACTGGAGAGATAGGGACAGATCAAGGCATGAAGGACGCAATGAGATATACCTTTTTCCATTGGGGCATTCATGCATGGGCGATTTACGGGCTTGTTGCCCTTTGTTTAGCATACTTTACTTTTCGCAAAGGGAATGTTTCATTAATTAGTGCCACTATAAAGCCTATTATTGGTAAAAGGTCAGACGGGATTGCAGGTAAAGCTGTTGACACGATTGCTGTTATTGCCACCGTACTCGGAGTTGCTACAACACTTGGTTTTGGAGCGGTTCAAATCAATGGAGGACTTTCCTTTGTATATGGTGTACCTTCAAGTATAATGACACAATTCATTATTATATGTATTGTAACAGCCTTGTTTATTTATTCAGCATTGAGCGGTCTTGGAAAAGGAATCAAAATCTTAAGCAATGCCAATATGATTTTAGCTGGTATTTTGTTTTTGCTGTTATTTCTCGTTGGGCCAACCTTGTTTACATTAAATCTATTTACAGATACTTTAGGATCATATCTACAAAATCTCGTGAATATGAGCTTCCGTATTGCTCCTTTGAACCAGGAGAATAGAACATGGATTAACAGTTGGACGATTTTTTATTGGGCGTGGTGGATTGCATGGTCGCCATTTGTTGGTGTCTTTATCGCAAGAATCTCGAAAGGAAGAACAATCAGAGAGTTTGTTGCATATGTATTGTTCATTCCAGCAGTAATTGGTTTTCTTTGGTTCTCGGTATTCGGAGGGACTGCGATGCTGTTGGAGCATGATACACCTGGATTAATTTCTGGGCTGGCAACAGAAGAATCATTATTTGGTGTGTTAGAGAATTATCCATTAAGCAGAACCCTTTCTATCTTGGCGATTGTATTAATTGCTGTGTTTTTCATCACATCTGCTGATTCTGGAACCTTTGTTCTTGCGATGATGACTACTAATGGCTCTCTTAACCCGAGTAATCGTCTAAAGGTAATTTGGGGAGTTTTATTAGCAGCAATGGCACTTGTGCTCCTTTATTCTGGTGGCCTGCAAGCATTGCAAAATACGATGATAATAGCAGCATTGCCGTTCTCGATTATAATAGCGTTAATGGCAATAAGTTTATTGAAGTCAGTCAATCAGGAAGTTAAGGAGTTCAGGCTCGCTAATTTAAAAAGTAAAAGCAATCCTAAAGGATAG